The following are encoded together in the Candidatus Binatia bacterium genome:
- a CDS encoding VOC family protein: protein MRVLANPYLTFDGRCREAFEFYAKLLGGEIEGIMTHGESPSAGEVPAPWRSKVMHAQLNLRDSVLMGSDATPERYERPTGFAIAVHVDSAAEAKRVFDALAEGGRVDMPLQETFWAKRFGMVTDRFNIPWMVNYSPAS from the coding sequence ATGCGGGTGCTAGCGAATCCATACTTGACGTTCGACGGCCGCTGTCGCGAGGCGTTCGAGTTCTACGCCAAGCTCCTCGGCGGAGAGATCGAGGGCATCATGACCCACGGCGAGTCGCCCTCGGCCGGCGAGGTTCCCGCGCCGTGGCGCAGCAAGGTGATGCACGCGCAGCTCAACCTGCGCGACTCGGTGCTGATGGGCTCGGACGCGACGCCCGAGCGCTACGAGCGCCCGACGGGGTTCGCGATCGCCGTGCACGTCGACTCCGCGGCCGAGGCGAAGCGCGTATTCGACGCGCTCGCCGAGGGCGGCCGGGTCGACATGCCGCTGCAGGAGACCTTCTGGGCGAAGCGCTTCGGCATGGTCACCGACCGCTTCAACATCCCCTGGATGGTGAACTACTCGCCCGCGTCCTGA